In Silene latifolia isolate original U9 population chromosome X, ASM4854445v1, whole genome shotgun sequence, the following proteins share a genomic window:
- the LOC141620793 gene encoding uncharacterized protein LOC141620793 has translation MESEDDEIRRTKDIVDALDAPIPQECADCRTMLNFEQKAAFDTIISHVKENKPGAFFIDGPGGTGKTFLYNALYAEVRLMNKIVLPTATSGIAAANIPSGRTTHSRFKIPVDINGSLTCDVPKQSSLAALIRETSLIIWDEASMAKKENVEALDLLLRDLCNPEIVFGGKIIVFGGDFRQVLPVIPHKPQREAVEASLVNSVFWAKFIKFRLTENMRAREDLLYSSFLLSLGNGELQSEENELVKLPQQIVRQRIHGGPDPINDIASVAFPELDHAEFNSDIFTSRAILTPMNDDVDAINSVLINKFPGKAVTYRSYDSLLDDKCNIYPAEFVNKLCPGGMSPHELVLKENCPVILLRNILPSYGLCNGTRLLCKRFTPNLIECVITTGHHKGEHVFIPRIKMRPSSSANYPFQFQRNQFPLKLSFAMTINKSQGQTLSQVAVYLPKPCFSHGQLYVALSRARTSKQVTVMSTNRQDLTTDCRVKNVVSFTVLRLANIIS, from the coding sequence ATGGAATCTGAAGACGATGAAATTCGCAGGACAAAAGATATTGTCGATGCACTTGATGCACCCATCCCGCAAGAGTGTGCTGATTGTAGAACAATGCTTAACTTTGAGCAGAAGGCAGCATTTGATACTATAATTTCTCATGTAAAAGAAAATAAACCAGGCGCTTTTTTTATAGATGGGCCAGGAGGAACAGGCAAAACTTTTCTTTACAATGCATTATATGCAGAAGTACGCCTAATGAACAAAATAGTACTACCTACAGCTACTTCCGGCATAGCTGCTGCAAATATACCTTCTGGAAGAACAACGCACTCTAGGTTTAAAATTCCTGTTGATATTAATGGATCTTTAACATGTGATGTACCAAAACAGAGTAGCCTGGCCGCATTAATAAGAGAAACAAGTCTAATTATATGGGATGAAGCTTCAATGGCCAAAAAGGAAAACGTTGAAGCGCTTGATTTGCTACTTCGAGATTTGTGCAATCCTGAAATTGTCTTTGGTGGTAAGATTATTGTTTTTGGTGGGGACTTTCGTCAAGTTCTGCCAGTAATTCCTCATAAACCCCAAAGAGAAGCTGTTGAGGCAAGCTTAGTAAATTCTGTATTTTGGGCCAAGTTTATCAAATTTCGATTAACTGAAAACATGCGAGCACGAGAAGATCTTCTTTATTCTTCCTTCCTACTATCCCTAGGCAACGGAGAATTACAGTCTGAGGAAAATGAATTAGTAAAGCTTCCTCAACAGATTGTTCGACAGCGTATACATGGTGGACCGGATCCTATAAATGATATTGCATCTGTTGCTTTCCCAGAGCTGGATCATGCTGAATTTAATTCAGATATTTTTACAAGCCGTGCTATTCTTACACCAATGAACGATGATGTCGACGCAATAAATTCAGTTCTGATCAATAAATTTCCTGGAAAAGCTGTAACATACAGAAGTTACGACTCATTACTTGATGACAAATGTAATATCTATCCAGCTGAATTTGTTAACAAACTCTGTCCAGGAGGCATGAGCCCACATGAACTTGTTCTAAAGGAGAATTGTCCAGTGATACTGTTACGCAATATACTACCGTCATATGGTCTGTGTAATGGTACTCGGCTCCTCTGCAAACGCTTCACCCCTAATTTGATTGAATGCGTTATAACAACTGGTCATCACAAAGGAGAACATGTTTTTATTCCACGAATTAAGATGCGACCATCATCTTCTGCAAATTATCCATTCCAATTCCAAAGGAATCAGTTTCCACTGAAACTAAGCTTTGCAATGACTattaacaagtcacaaggacaaactCTAAGCCAAGTGGCTGTCTACCTCCCAAAGCCATGTTTCTCGCATGGACAGTTATACGTTGCATTGTCTCGTGCAAGGACATCGAAGCAGGTCACTGTTATGTCAACAAACAGACAAGATCTGACAACAGATTGCCGTGTTAAAAATGTAGTATCATTCACAGTACTACGTTTAGCAAATATCATCAGTTAG
- the LOC141620792 gene encoding uncharacterized protein LOC141620792 gives MYVKVENTRLDYFRKNQETIRAELYQGILDTVDAGESCAANVGRRVILPPTYIGGPRDLKKRYLNAMTLVHEYGKPDLFVTMTCNVNWPEIKEQLGPGEEAQNRPDIVVRVFHGKLLSLKKQIMEKHIFGEVAAFIYVVEFQKRGLPHAHMLIILKPGSKIITPADFDRFVSAEIPRQENPALRALVLKHMMHGPCGQFNREYQCMKHKSSMGRCKYNYPKTFTAETTTNSDGYPEYRRRDDGQAAVVRKQTLDNRWVIPYNPFLLSLFDCHLNVEVCSTIQAVKYLYKYVYKGHDRISFNVIKGADPKPVDEIEQYQSGRWVSPCEAMWRLYGFELFETQPPVMVLPVHLQNMQTMRLHPDENLEAVVANEKRARTPLTEFFVENSKEGTEPLLYADFTKKYRWDKGQKRWFKRKIKLLVIGRVVFASPSEGERYFLRILLLHVRGPKSFKDLLTINGYTCATFQEAALKRHLIEEDNTVDLCLNEACEVQMPSALRHLFAIVLIFSQPKDPAELWTKYYCHLSEDFNRKFPNDPNKVSGNLRLRQLKYLWKLWGNH, from the coding sequence ATGTATGTGAAAGTGGAGAATACCAGATTAGATTATTTCAGAAAAAATCAGGAAACAATTCGAGCGGAACTATACCAAGGCATCTTGGATACAGTTGATGCTGGAGAAAGTTGTGCAGCTAATGTTGGTCGACGAGTTATCTTGCCACCAACGTACATAGGAGGCCCTCGTGATCTTAAAAAAAGATACCTAAATGCAATGACTCTTGTTCATGAGTACGGGAAACCTGATCTCTTTGTAACAATGACATGTAATGTTAACTGGCCTGAAATAAAAGAACAACTTGGTCCTGGAGAAGAAGCACAAAATCGACCAGATATAGTAGTAAGAGTTTTCCATGGCAAGTTGTTATCCTTGAAGAAGCAAATAATGGAAAAGCATATATTTGGAGAAGTGGCAGCTTTCATTTACGTAGTTGAATTCCAGAAAAGGGGCCTCCCTCATGCACATATGCTCATTATTCTGAAACCTGGTTCCAAGATTATAACCCCTGCTGATTTTGATAGATTTGTATCTGCCGAAATACCACGACAAGAAAATCCAGCATTACGTGCACTGGTGTTGAAGCACATGATGCACGGACCATGTGGTCAGTTCAATCGTGAATATCAATGCATGAAACACAAAAGCAGTATGGGTCGGTGTAAGTACAACTATCCTAAAACATTTACAGCTGAGACAACTACCAATTCAGATGGATATCCAGAATATAGAAGACGTGATGATGGCCAAGCTGCTGTTGTTCGTAAACAAACGTTGGACAACAGATGGGTTATTCCTTATAACCCATTCTTATTATCACTTTTCGATTGCCATTTAAATGTCGAAGTGTGTTCAACTATTCAAGCTGTTAAATATCTCTACAAATATGTCTACAAAGGCCATGACCGGATCTCTTTCAATGTTATCAAAGGTGCAGATCCAAAACCTGTTGATGAAATCGAGCAATATCAATCTGGTAGATGGGTTTCACCATGTGAGGCAATGTGGCGTCTCTATGGCTTTGAACTATTTGAAACACAGCCACCTGTTATGGTGTTGCCAGTCCATTTGCAAAATATGCAGACAATGCGCCTGCACCCGGACGAAAATTTAGAGGCGGTAGTTGCAAATGAGAAACGTGCCCGCACGCCTCTTACTGAGTTTTTTGTGGAGAATTCAAAGGAAGGAACTGAGCCACTATTATATGCTGACTTCACCAAAAAATATCGGTGGGACAAAGGACAGAAGCGCTggtttaaaagaaaaataaaacttTTAGTTATTGGTCGCGTAGTGTTTGCTTCACCTTCAGAAGGGGAGCGATATTTCCTGCGTATTCTTCTTCTTCATGTTCGAGGACCAAAGTCTTTTAAAGATCTACTAACTATTAACGGGTATACATGTGCTACTTTCCAAGAAGCTGCCCTCAAAAGACACTTAATTGAAGAAGATAACACAGTTGACTTGTGTTTAAATGAAGCATGTGAAGTTCAAATGCCATCTGCACTGAGACACCTTTTTGCAATTGTCCTAATCTTTAGCCAACCAAAAGATCCAGCAGAATTGTGGACAAAATATTACTGTCATTTGTCTGAAGATTTTAATCGCAAATTCCCCAATGACCCCAACAAAGTAAGTGGAAACTTACGGCTTCGTCAGTTGAAATATCTTTGGAAGCTATGGGGAAATCATTGA
- the LOC141620794 gene encoding receptor-like protein 47 — protein sequence MLKNSFSKDPMNRLSSWVGDDCCQWVGVKCDNVTGNVIKLNLRQNPSSNDVCFSESSMVSSGLSPTFIELKFLRYLNLAGNDFNGSKIPEFIGSMRHLRHLDLSRGGFAGPVPPQLGNLTHLKFLDLHVPFLCNGFGGLYTQSLGWASGLSKLRFLDMGSCIMSEAHDTFQVLLDLSYTGIYGELPGWLWNISRFQTLQVSGNQLTGSLPQHIVCDGCNLWLLDLHNNSLTGSIPHWLSHLETINVIILSANKLSGAVFEGENASSLLTGKNVLNVLDLDDNMLSGEIQVGDVYPDASLKILSLRGNNFTGPIRSQLCQFRSLRVLELAQNSLTGQIPHCLGSIQFDSDAGGLISQTGVEIAEIIKGIMETVAGNGAHSLIDLSSNHLVGTIPEELTNISKLEGLNLSNNHLTGVIPAKIGNLKMLESLDLSNNQISGIIPQSLSAIPWIVSLNLSNNNLHGPIPTGNQLQTLIDPSIYAGNPGLCGPPLPKKCRNVPPSTIEDEEDEDDKRERMWFYAIIMFGVGTGFWVVVGTLVIKKSWRDAYFRFVEKTAVKIHQQFKSGIRSTGVKKEIVYELSVYKYCPW from the exons ATGTTAAAAAACAGCTTTAGCAAGGATCCTATGAATCGTCTTTCGTCATGGGTTGGTGACGATTGTTGTCAATGGGTAGGAGTGAAATGTGACAATGTCACAGGCAATGTCATTAAACTAAATCTCCGACAAAATCCGTCATCCAATGACGTATGTTTTTCTGAAAGTTCCATGGTGTCTTCAGGGCTCAGCCCTACTTTTATCGAGCTTAAGTTCTTACGTTACTTGAACTTAGCCGGGAATGATTTCAACGGAAGTAAGATTCCAGAATTCATAGGATCCATGCGGCACTTGAGACATCTAGATCTCTCTCGAGGTGGCTTTGCGGGCCCTGTTCCTCCTCAACTTGGTAATCTCACCCATTTGAAGTTCCTTGATCTTCATGTTCCTTTTCTTTGTAATGGATTTGGTGGTTTGTACACTCAAAGCCTCGGCTGGGCATCTGGTCTTTCGAAACTGCGATTTCTTGACATGGGCAGTTGCATCATGTCTGAAGCACACGACACTTTTCAAGTGCTA TTGGATCTTTCTTATACTGGCATCTATGGAGAGTTGCCTGGATGGCTTTGGAACATAAGCCGCTTTCAGACATTACAGGTTTCTGGCAATCAACTAACAG GATCCTTGCCGCAACATATTGTATGTGACGGCTGTAATTTGTGGTTGCTAGACCTTCACAACAACTCTCTAACTGGATCAATACCTCACTGGTTGAGTCATCTAGAAACAATTAATGTGATAATTTTGTCCGCAAATAAACTATCTGGAGCAGTGTTCGAAGGGGAGAATGCTTCCTCCCTTTTGACAGGTAAAAACGTCTTAAACGTTCTTGACCTTGACGACAATATGTTGTCTGGAGAAATACAGGTTGGAGATGTATACCCGGATGCTTCTTTAAAAATCCTTAGTCTGAGAGGGAATAACTTTACCGGACCCATCCGTTCACAGTTGTGCCAATTCAGATCTCTTCGAGTATTGGAACTCGCACAAAATAGCTTGACAGGACAAATCCCTCACTGTTTAGGCTCCATACAATTTGACAGTGATGCAGGAGGGTTAATCAGCCAGACCGGTGTAGAAATTGCGGAAATCATCAAAGGAATAATGGAGACGGTCGCTGGTAATGGAGCTCATTCCCTCATTGATCTCTCGAGCAATCATTTAGTCGGCACAATACCCGAGGAGCTCACAAATATATCCAAACTGGAGGGATTAAACTTGTCAAATAATCATCTTACAGGAGTCATTCCTGCAAAAATAGGCAACCTGAAAATGCTCGAATCGTTGGACCTGTCAAATAACCAAATCTCCGGTATTATACCACAAAGCTTGTCTGCCATACCATGGATAGTCAGCTTGAATTTGTCCAATAACAACCTCCACGGGCCAATTCCAACCGGTAATCAACTTCAAACTCTTATTGACCCGTCTATATATGCAGGCAATCCCGGCCTATGTGGGCCTCCCCTGCCCAAAAAATGCAGAAATGTGCCTCCTAGTACTATAGAAGATGAAGAAGACGAAGATGATAAACGTGAACGTATGTGGTTCTACGCAATCATAATGTTCGGTGTTGGTACTGGATTTTGGGTTGTGGTTGGAACTTTAGTGATAAAGAAGAGTTGGCGAGATGCTTATTTCCGGTTTGTGGAGAAGACTGCAGTTAAAATACATCAGCAATTCAAGTCGGGGATCAGATCAACGGGGGTTAAGAAGGAGATTGTATATGAATTGTCGGTATATAAGTACTGTCCATGGTGA
- the LOC141622076 gene encoding auxin-binding protein ABP20-like: MILPIFITLSLLITSSYGNSIEFDYCVADPTLPHGPTGYSCKDPTKATANDFAYSGLRTPGNTSSMFKSGVSLAFVAQFPGLNGLGISMVRADIAVGGAVPLHTHRVTELIVVIEGTIIAGFIDTNNTAFYKTLEKGDLFVIPPTLEHFQVNVGKVPAAVYASFGSANPGVQVVSNALFQTDLPTEIVQKITLLDRAQIKKLKMMFGGTN, encoded by the coding sequence ATGATTCTACCCATTTTCATTACCCTTTCTCTCTTGATCACATCCTCTTATGGTAACTCGATAGAATTCGACTATTGTGTCGCGGACCCAACCCTTCCTCATGGACCGACAGGCTACTCATGCAAGGACCCAACAAAGGCAACGGCTAATGACTTCGCCTACTCGGGTCTTCGCACACCTGGCAACACGTCCAGTATGTTCAAATCCGGAGTATCTCTAGCTTTTGTAGCCCAATTCCCGGGTTTAAACGGGTTGGGCATATCCATGGTCCGAGCAGACATAGCAGTAGGAGGAGCGGTTCCCCTGCACACACACCGTGTCACTGAGCTCATTGTAGTGATCGAGGGTACTATTATTGCTGGATTTATTGATACGAATAACACGGCTTTTTATAAGACCCTTGAGAAGGGTGACTTGTTTGTTATTCCACCAACACTCGAGCATTTTCAAGTCAATGTTGGGAAAGTTCCTGCTGCTGTATATGCAAGTTTTGGTAGCGCAAATCCTGGTGTTCAGGTTGTTTCTAATGCTCTTTTCCAAACAGACTTGCCTACTGAGATTGTTCAGAAGATTACTTTGTTGGATCGTGCGCAAATTAAGAAGCTTAAGATGATGTTTGGTGGCACTAATTAA